One genomic window of Phoenix dactylifera cultivar Barhee BC4 chromosome 6, palm_55x_up_171113_PBpolish2nd_filt_p, whole genome shotgun sequence includes the following:
- the LOC103709253 gene encoding zinc finger RNA-binding protein-like has translation MPSPMDYGSSWGEPQAAPPPVHHHHHHLYYAPPPYVHHPDVIQHHQQPQPSSSTAGYYYPNPNPNHYHTPTHDAPLPSAAGAGALRPPSADTYAPCPYAAHGGYDGLHAVPYSYPGAVPPPAAAAAGVGGPSAYYYGGGGEDPHSLAVKEAVRQYGVDPHSYGPVLARSSNGLEPAAPPQVRSLHLHGGASHLTSEKTKKRGRKKVTKVVQSAYCEVCKIECNTPEVLKSHKQGKKHKKTLQKLQESITANHSKAPKATVERKEIPDAEKSKTVGEKAKQKGAPASAEELEAKKRRVLEGGAAAEGVKVCTICNVVVNSEKVFEYHVAGQKHAAMVKKLQEQEVAAASDIVKK, from the exons atgCCATCTCCCATGGATTACGGCAGTAGCTGGGGGGAACCCCAGGCGGCGCCGCCTCCGgtgcaccaccaccaccaccacctctacTATGCGCCGCCGCCGTACGTCCACCACCCTGACGTGATCCAGCACCACCAGCAACCCCAGCCCTCCTCCTCCACTGCAGGCTATTACTACcccaaccctaaccctaaccattACCACACCCCCACCCACGACGCCCCCCTCCCCTCCGCCGCCGGCGCCGGAGCCCTCCGACCCCCGTCGGCGGACACCTACGCCCCTTGCCCTTACGCCGCTCACGGGGGCTACGATGGACTCCATGCCGTGCCTTATTCGTACCCTGGGGCGGTCCcaccgccggcggcggcggcggctgggGTTGGTGGCCCGTCGGCATAttactatggtggtggaggcgaGGACCCGCATAGCCTTGCGGTGAAGGAGGCGGTTCGGCAGTATGGAGTCGATCCCCACAGCTACGGACCG GTCCTAGCAAGGTCTTCCAATGGCCTGGAGCCAGCAGCTCCACCCCAGGTAAGATCCCTGCACTTGCATGGTGGTGCGTCACATCTAACCTctgaaaaaacaaagaagaggggccggaaGAAGGTCACCAAGGTTGTGCAATCAGCATACTGTGAGGTCTGTAAGATTGAGTGTAACACGCCAGAAGTTCTGAAGTCCCACAAACAAGGAAAAAAACACAAGAAAACGTTGCAGAAACTTCAGGAGTCTATTACAGCAAATCATTCTAAAGCTCCAAAAGCCACAGTTGAGAGGAAGGAAATTCCAGATGCTGAGAAAAGCAAAACTGTAGGTGAGAAAGCAAAGCAGAAGGGAGCTCCAGCATCGGCAGAGGAGCTGGAAGCCAAAAAAAGGAGAGTTTTGGAAGGTGGGGCAGCTGcggagggtgttaaggtttgcaCTATTTGCAATGTTGTAGTTAACAGCGAGAAAGTGTTTGAGTACCATGTTGCAGGGCAGAAGCATGCTGCCATGGTGAAAAAGCTGCAAGAACAAGAAGTTGCAGCTGCATCAGATATAGTTAAGAAATGA